A portion of the Helicobacter pylori NQ4053 genome contains these proteins:
- the hopE gene encoding Hop family outer membrane protein HopE, translated as MEFMKKFVALGLLSAVLSSSLLAEGDGVYVGANYQLGQARLNSNIYNTGDCTGSVVGCPPGLTANKHNPGGTNINWHSKYANGALNGFGLNVGYKKFFQFKSLDMTSKWFGFRVYGLFDYGHADLGKQVYAPNKIQLDMVSWGVGSDLLADIIDKDNASFGIFGGVAIGGNTWKSSAANYWKEQIIEAKGPDVCTPTYCNPNAPYSTNTSTVAFQVWLNFGVRANIYKHNGVEFGVRVPLLINKFLSAGPNATNLYYHLKRDYSLYLGYNYTF; from the coding sequence TTGTTAGCCGAAGGTGATGGTGTTTATGTGGGGGCTAATTACCAGCTTGGACAAGCCCGTTTGAATAGCAATATTTATAACACAGGGGATTGCACAGGGAGTGTTGTAGGTTGCCCCCCAGGTCTTACCGCTAATAAGCATAATCCAGGAGGCACCAATATCAATTGGCACTCCAAATACGCTAATGGGGCTTTGAATGGTTTTGGGTTGAATGTGGGTTATAAGAAATTCTTCCAATTCAAGTCGCTAGATATGACAAGCAAGTGGTTTGGTTTTAGAGTGTATGGGCTTTTTGATTACGGGCATGCCGATTTAGGTAAACAAGTTTATGCACCTAATAAAATCCAGTTGGATATGGTCTCTTGGGGTGTGGGGAGCGATTTGTTAGCTGATATTATTGATAAAGACAACGCTTCTTTTGGTATTTTTGGTGGGGTCGCTATCGGCGGTAACACTTGGAAAAGCTCCGCAGCAAACTATTGGAAAGAACAAATCATTGAAGCCAAAGGTCCTGATGTTTGTACCCCTACTTATTGTAACCCTAACGCTCCTTATAGCACCAACACTTCAACTGTCGCTTTTCAAGTGTGGTTGAATTTTGGGGTGAGAGCCAATATCTACAAGCATAATGGCGTGGAATTTGGCGTGAGAGTGCCGCTACTCATCAATAAATTTTTGAGCGCGGGTCCTAACGCTACTAACCTTTATTACCATTTGAAACGGGATTATTCGCTTTATTTGGGGTATAACTACACTTTTTAA
- the rsmH gene encoding 16S rRNA (cytosine(1402)-N(4))-methyltransferase RsmH, which produces MQKIENLHQSVLLQEVLQAFAPLEEGILIDCTLGLGGHSKALLSQKPHLKLIGIDKDKFAQEIAKERLKEFEGRYNLLSGGFAKRFKEALETHNKEIKGVLVDLGVSSLQLDDDNRGFNFHSHTLDMRMDLESDLNAQKVINSYSVVALEKIFRDYGEIKEYKKIAHKIAERRTKKPFKDAKDLSDFLSSLSKNKKIHPATLVFQAVRIEVNSELEELKEFLQCARNLKGAILCVISFHSLEDALVKNAFKDYAKNCICDPSSFKCTCSNNHALGAILTKKPITPSPKEIKNNRRSRSAKMRVFKFKP; this is translated from the coding sequence TTGCAAAAAATAGAAAATCTGCACCAAAGCGTTTTGTTGCAAGAAGTCTTGCAGGCGTTCGCACCTTTAGAAGAAGGGATTTTGATTGATTGCACTTTAGGGTTAGGGGGGCATTCTAAAGCCCTTCTATCCCAAAAACCGCACCTGAAACTCATTGGCATTGATAAAGATAAGTTCGCTCAAGAAATCGCTAAAGAACGATTGAAAGAATTTGAAGGGCGTTATAATCTCTTAAGTGGAGGGTTTGCCAAACGCTTTAAAGAAGCCCTAGAAACGCATAACAAGGAGATTAAAGGGGTTTTAGTGGATTTAGGGGTGAGCTCTTTGCAACTTGATGATGATAACAGAGGGTTTAATTTCCACTCGCACACTTTAGATATGCGCATGGATTTAGAGAGCGATTTGAACGCTCAAAAAGTCATCAACTCTTATTCTGTAGTGGCGTTAGAAAAAATCTTTAGAGACTATGGCGAAATCAAAGAATACAAAAAAATCGCCCACAAAATTGCAGAAAGGCGCACTAAAAAACCCTTTAAAGACGCTAAGGATTTGAGCGATTTTTTAAGCTCCCTTTCTAAAAATAAAAAAATCCATCCAGCGACTTTGGTGTTTCAAGCCGTTCGCATAGAAGTCAATAGCGAATTAGAAGAGTTAAAAGAATTTTTACAATGCGCTAGAAACCTTAAGGGAGCGATTTTGTGCGTGATTTCTTTCCATTCTTTAGAAGACGCGTTAGTGAAAAACGCTTTTAAAGATTACGCTAAAAATTGCATTTGCGATCCTTCAAGCTTCAAATGCACTTGCTCTAACAATCACGCTTTAGGCGCAATTTTAACCAAAAAGCCCATCACTCCAAGCCCAAAAGAAATTAAAAACAACAGGCGTTCACGAAGCGCTAAAATGAGGGTTTTTAAATTCAAACCATGA